A genomic stretch from Thunnus maccoyii chromosome 19, fThuMac1.1, whole genome shotgun sequence includes:
- the spout1 gene encoding putative methyltransferase C9orf114 homolog, with protein sequence MSTGVAMKRPQTVSSQPEERLDWKKRKAEIKETKKQRKEAKLIKQLEKQKQQEAEERAKLEQSQNKKGRAYTVSVALPGSVLDNAQSTELRTYLAGQIARACVVFCVDEIIVFDEQGEDVKSVEGEFKGVGKKGHACIQLARILQYLECPQYLRKWFFPKHQDLQYAGLLNPLDSPHHMRIDEESEYREGIVLDRPIKQGKGSLVNCGMRKDVRIDKQLQSGLRVTVQLNKTQNQESRMYKGMVVAPHVPRTEGGLYWGYSVRLASCLSAVFTESPYKEGYDLTIGTSERGNHIDQTTLSPFKHLLVVFGGLQGLEASVDTDQNLDVTDPSVLFDLYLNTCPGQGSRTIRTEEAILISMSGLRQKITAAFSDVSNGS encoded by the exons TAAAAGAGACTAAGAAGCAAAGAAAAGAGGCCAAGCTGATCAAACAGCTGgaaaagcagaaacagcaaGAGGCCGAAGAGAGAGCAAAACTTGAACAAAGCCAGAACAAAAAAG GTCGGGCTTACACGGTGAGTGTGGCCCTGCCTGGTTCTGTCCTGGATAACGCTCAGTCCACTGAACTTCGTACATACTTGGCCGGACAGATCGCAAGGGCCTGTGTAGTGTTCTGTGTAGATGAGATCATTGTGTTTGATGAACAAGGGGAAGATGTCAA GAGCGTTGAAGGAGAATTTAAAGGTGTTGGGAAGAAAGGACATGCTTGTATTCAGCTTGCCAGAATACTTCAGTACCTTGAATGTCCACA GTATCTGCGCAAGTGGTTTTTCCCAAAGCATCAAGACTTGCAGTATGCAG GATTGCTAAACCCTCTGGACAGTCCTCACCACATGAGGATAGATGAGGAATCAGAATACCGTGAAGGAATAGTCCTCGACAGGCCAATCAAACAAGGAAAAGGTTCATTAGTCAACTGTGGAATGAGAAAG GATGTTCGGATTGATAAACAGCTGCAGTCTGGACTGCGAGTCACAGTGCAGCTCAATAAGACACAGAACCAAG aGAGCAGGATGTATAAAGGGATGGTGGTGGCTCCTCATGTACCCAGGACTGAAGGAGGTCTCTACTGGGGTTACAGTGTCCGCTTGGCATCATGTCTCA GTGCAGTTTTCACAGAAAGTCCATATAAAGAAGGGTACGATCTGACAATTGGCACATCAGAGAGAGGCAACCACATTGACCAAACAACACTGTCGCCATTCAA GCATCTTTTGGTGGTTTTTGGAGGTCTTCAGGGATTAGAGGCCAGTGTAGACACTGACCAAAACCTGGATGTGACTGATCCCAGCGTTTTATTCGACCTTTACCTCAACACGTGCCCCGGTCAGGGCAGCAGGACCATTCGCACAGAG GAAGCCATCTTAATTTCCATGTCAGGGCTACGACAGAAGATCACAGCTGCCTTTTCAGATGTTTCCAATGGTTCATGA